One part of the Acidobacteriota bacterium genome encodes these proteins:
- the thiD gene encoding bifunctional hydroxymethylpyrimidine kinase/phosphomethylpyrimidine kinase, translating to MPGALTIAGSDPTGGAGLQADLATFAEFGVEGSCAVTAVTVQTRRELIAVHPLPPELVAAQIEAALAGGGVRAWKTGMLATAAIVREVAAIVRRRPSIPLVVDPVLAAGAGGALLEDDAIEPLVRGLIPRATVVTPNTVEAERLTGVAVRDPTGAARAAKALCRMGALVAVVTGGHLETAEIVDVVCREDQVHTLRGPRLRAADLHGTGCRFSAAIAAGLAVGDAPEEAIRRAKGHVAAVLRRRSHAREVRMESNAENAPRGILFLCVANSARSQMAEGLARAMAPPGVEIYSAGSAPATVHPVAVEVMREIGIDISGHRSKSIDEIPKERIGTVVTLCAEEVCPIFPGDVRRLHWPLEDPAAVGGGPDEVRAAFRRVRDRIREKLASFDFGGR from the coding sequence ATGCCCGGAGCGCTGACGATCGCCGGCTCCGACCCGACCGGAGGGGCCGGACTGCAGGCCGATCTCGCCACGTTCGCGGAGTTCGGCGTCGAGGGTTCCTGCGCGGTCACCGCCGTGACGGTCCAGACCCGCAGGGAGCTGATCGCCGTCCACCCGCTTCCGCCCGAGCTGGTCGCCGCCCAGATCGAAGCCGCTCTCGCCGGCGGCGGGGTGCGGGCCTGGAAGACGGGGATGCTGGCGACGGCGGCGATCGTCAGGGAGGTCGCCGCCATCGTCCGGCGGCGGCCTTCGATCCCGCTCGTCGTCGATCCGGTGCTCGCAGCGGGCGCCGGAGGCGCACTGCTGGAAGATGACGCGATCGAGCCTCTCGTGCGCGGGCTGATCCCCCGAGCCACGGTGGTCACTCCCAATACGGTCGAGGCGGAGCGGCTCACGGGCGTCGCCGTGCGCGATCCGACCGGTGCGGCGCGCGCCGCGAAGGCGCTGTGCCGGATGGGCGCGCTGGTGGCCGTCGTGACCGGCGGGCATCTCGAGACCGCCGAGATCGTCGATGTCGTTTGCCGGGAAGACCAGGTGCACACCCTGCGCGGCCCGCGGCTGCGAGCGGCCGACCTGCACGGAACGGGCTGCCGCTTCAGCGCCGCGATCGCCGCGGGGCTCGCGGTGGGCGATGCGCCGGAGGAGGCGATCCGCCGCGCGAAGGGACACGTGGCCGCCGTGCTGCGCCGCCGGAGCCACGCTCGCGAGGTGAGGATGGAGAGCAACGCGGAAAACGCGCCCCGCGGGATCCTGTTTCTCTGCGTCGCCAACTCGGCGCGGAGCCAGATGGCCGAAGGGCTCGCGCGGGCCATGGCCCCGCCCGGGGTGGAGATCTACAGCGCCGGCTCCGCTCCGGCGACGGTCCACCCCGTCGCGGTGGAGGTGATGCGGGAAATCGGGATCGATATCTCGGGCCACCGCTCGAAGTCGATCGACGAGATTCCGAAAGAGCGCATCGGAACGGTCGTCACGCTCTGCGCGGAGGAGGTGTGCCCGATCTTCCCGGGCGATGTCCGCCGGCTCCACTGGCCGCTCGAGGATCCGGCTGCGGTCGGGGGCGGGCCGGACGAGGTGCGTGCGGCGTTCAGGAGGGTACGCGACCGCATCCGGGAGAAACTGGCCTCGTTCGACTTCGGCGGCCGTTGA
- the mscL gene encoding large-conductance mechanosensitive channel protein MscL, which translates to MLKEFRDFAMKGNVVDMAVGIVIGGAFGKIVSSFVKDVLMPPIGLLMGKVDFSSFFIDLSGKGYETLAEATEAGAPVIRIGVFINTVIDFIIIAFAIFLIVKQMNRLKKKEAAPPPAPPKPTKEQELLTEIRDLLKQRA; encoded by the coding sequence ATGCTGAAGGAGTTCCGCGATTTCGCCATGAAGGGCAACGTCGTCGACATGGCGGTCGGCATCGTCATCGGCGGCGCCTTCGGCAAGATCGTCAGCTCGTTCGTCAAGGACGTCCTGATGCCTCCGATCGGGCTGCTGATGGGAAAGGTCGATTTCAGCTCCTTCTTCATCGATCTGTCCGGGAAGGGCTATGAGACGCTGGCTGAGGCGACGGAGGCCGGCGCTCCGGTCATCCGCATCGGCGTCTTCATCAACACCGTCATCGACTTCATCATCATCGCCTTCGCGATCTTCCTGATCGTCAAGCAGATGAATCGACTCAAGAAGAAAGAAGCTGCGCCGCCCCCCGCGCCGCCCAAGCCCACGAAGGAGCAGGAACTCCTGACGGAGATCCGGGACCTGCTCAAGCAGCGCGCGTGA
- a CDS encoding DUF4332 domain-containing protein yields MPYKLEEIEGIGPTYAKKLSVADITDTDSLLNLCGTREGRKQVAAKTGISEQQLLKWSNMADLMRISGIGPQYAELLEAAGVDTVKELRNRNPENLAAQLREVNEKKKLARAVPAPSVVAEWVSLAKTTDPKISY; encoded by the coding sequence ATGCCGTACAAGCTGGAAGAGATCGAAGGGATCGGGCCCACTTACGCGAAGAAACTGTCGGTGGCCGACATCACCGACACCGACAGCCTGCTCAACCTCTGCGGGACCCGGGAGGGCCGCAAGCAGGTCGCGGCGAAGACGGGCATCAGCGAGCAGCAGCTCCTGAAGTGGTCCAACATGGCGGATCTGATGCGGATCTCGGGTATCGGCCCGCAGTACGCCGAGCTGCTCGAGGCGGCCGGTGTCGACACGGTCAAGGAGCTGCGGAACCGGAATCCCGAGAACCTCGCCGCGCAGCTGCGGGAGGTGAACGAGAAGAAGAAACTCGCGAGGGCCGTTCCGGCGCCGAGCGTGGTGGCGGAGTGGGTTTCGCTGGCGAAGACCACCGATCCGAAGATCTCGTACTGA
- a CDS encoding dodecin domain-containing protein — protein MSVAKVIEVAASSPKSFQDAIDSGVERAAKTVNNLQGGWIKEMKVDIENGKVTAYRVNMKLTFVLED, from the coding sequence ATGTCCGTAGCGAAGGTTATCGAGGTGGCGGCGTCGTCCCCGAAGAGCTTCCAGGATGCGATCGACAGCGGCGTCGAGCGGGCGGCGAAGACCGTCAACAATCTCCAGGGAGGTTGGATCAAGGAGATGAAGGTCGACATCGAGAACGGGAAGGTCACGGCCTACCGGGTCAACATGAAGCTCACGTTCGTTCTCGAGGACTGA